From the genome of Miscanthus floridulus cultivar M001 chromosome 10, ASM1932011v1, whole genome shotgun sequence, one region includes:
- the LOC136486559 gene encoding F-box/kelch-repeat protein SKIP11-like has protein sequence MDRAASAKRDVLERMLLDESVEPTDLPLSLLENITNGFSNDKRIGSGGFAVVYKGMLRNGTIAVKKLFNTHLHENKFHQEVECLMKANHKNVVRFLGYCADTQGRMEIYNGKLVMADVQQRLLCFEYLPKGSLHDYITDASRELEWTQWYQIIKGICAGLHYLHENCIVHLDLKPTNILFDNNLVPKIADFGLSRCFDERQSHVITSKIYGTLGYIAPDVHCGRITFKSDMYSLGVIIIEILTREKMYPEHYDVRKSWGNRLDKIHREKQLEQLRVCAEIGKECTDYDPRRRPDARDIVRRLDEADIVDGYIVTDMSKLSIAQEIHKIEEHGDGLFGAIGRKLSLKCLLRVSRSDYGTVASLSRHFRTLVQNGDIYRLRRLTGVAEHWIYVCCKRGEWNAYDLERRRWIRAPNMPVEARFMGIDNHQSLVVGTDLLMFGRGDFLLIYSILTNSWVQTTDATNFFPCCLFGSTSVGQKAYLAGGTTDYYDGVLRTAVVMYDSEEKVWEPLPSMNRARKSCSAAFMDGKLYVIGGVGSNREVLTCGEEYDFERRSWRVIDNMAEGFMINTEWLVPTAPPAAVVNNELYAAQHSYTKNNVIKYDKRNNRWITLGKLPEGSHSSLRPGIGFKACGDKLIFAVGKERVLYPFGAVKLYSWVPNEQPPVWNLIARHPSGTSVFNFAVMSC, from the exons ATGGATCGTGCAGCTAGTGCAAAACGCGATGTCCTTGAGCGCATGCTGCTCGATGAAAGTGTAGAGCCGACTGATCTGCCATTATCACTTTTGGAAAACATCACAAATGGTTTCTCCAATGACAAACGAATAGGAAGCGGTGGGTTTGCTGTGGTTTATAAG GGAATGCTTAGGAATGGGACAATTGCTGTGAAGAAGTTGTTCAATACCCATTTGCATGAGAACAAATTTCATCAAGAGGTTGAATGTCTAATGAAGGCGAACCACAAAAATGTAGTAAGATTTCTTGGATATTGTGCTGACACACAAGGAAGGATGGAAATCTACAATGGGAAGCTTGTCATGGCAGATGTACAACAAAGATTACTGTGCTTTGAGTATTTGCCTAAAGGGAGTCTTCATGATTATATCACCG ACGCATCACGTGAGCTTGAATGGACACAATGGTACCAAATAATCAAGGGAATTTGTGCGGGCTTGCATTATCTTCATGAGAATTGTATTGTTCACTTAGATCTGAAGCCTACTAATATATTGTTCGATAACAATTTGGTGCCCAAAATAGCTGACTTTGGTCTCTCGAGGTGCTTTGATGAAAGGCAAAGCCATGTTATTACTTCAAAAATATACGGAACACT AGGATACATAGCACCTGATGTCCACTGTGGAAGAATCACATTCAAGTCAGATATGTATAGTCTTGGAGTTATAATCATAGAGATACTGACAAGAGAAAAGATGTATCCTGAGCATTATGAT GTACGCAAAAGTTGGGGGAACAGGTTGGACAAAATACACAGAGAAAAGCAGTTGGAGCAATTACGAGTGTGCGCTGAAATAGGGAAAGAATGCACTGACTATGATCCAAGAAGGAGACCAGATGCACGGGATATTGTCCGTAGACTTGATGAAGCGGATATTGTGGATGGGTATATTGTCACTGACATGAGCAAGTTATCAATAGCACAG GAAATACACAAAATAGAGGAGCATGGCGACGGACTATTTGGTGCAATTGGTCGTAAGCTGTCCCTCAAGTGCCTTCTTCGAGTGTCCCGGTCGGATTACGGCACAGTGGCCTCCTTGAGCCGGCACTTCCGGACTCTGGTGCAAAATGGGGATATCTACCGCCTACGGCGGCTGACCGGGGTAGCAGAGCATTGGATCTACGTCTGTTGTAAAAGGGGAGAGTGGAACGCATATGACCTGGAGCGCAGGCGCTGGATCCGAGCACCCAATATGCCAGTAGAAGCAAGGTTCATGGGCATTGACAATCATCAGTCGCTCGTTGTGGGCACAGACCTGCTCATGTTTGGCAGGGGGGACTTTCTGTTAATATATAGCATCCTAACCAATTCATGGGTTCAGACGACTGATGCAACGAACTTCTTTCCGTGCTGCCTATTTGGTTCAACAAGTGTGGGGCAAAAAGCCTATCTGGCAGGCGGAACTACTGATTATTATGACGGGGTCTTGAGGACCGCAGTAGTGATGTATGATTCTGAGGAAAAAGTTTGGGAGCCCCTCCCAAGCATGAATAGAGCTAGAAAGTCGTGTTCAGCAGCATTCATGGACGGGAAGCTGTATGTGATTGGTGGGGTGGGCAGCAACAGAGAGGTATTGACCTGCGGGGAGGAATACGACTTTGAGCGGAGGTCGTGGAGGGTGATCGACAACATGGCTGAGGGTTTCATGATCAACACAGAATGGCTTGTTCCTACTGCTCCTCCTGCTGCAGTTGTCAATAACGAGCTTTATGCAGCTCAACACAGTTACACTAAGAACAATGTCATCAAGTATGACAAGCGGAACAATAGATGGATCACACTTGGAAAATTGCCAGAAGGTTCTCATTCCAGTCTTAGACCGGGTATTGGTTTCAAAGCATGCGGTGACAAATTGATCTTCGCTGTAGGCAAAGAGCGGGTGCTATATCCTTTTGGCGCTGTTAAGCTTTACTCATGGGTCCCCAATGAGCAGCCACCTGTTTGGAATTTGATTGCCAGGCATCCCTCAGGTACTTCCGTGTTTAATTTCGCCGTGATGAGTTGCTGA